The Fusobacterium pseudoperiodonticum DNA window AGAAACTTATTAATCGCAACGATAATTGTAATATCAATTTTATTACTTTTATCAAAAAGTGTCTATATTACTTTAAATTTTAATTTTTAAGTAATGTAATAGATAACTTTATGTAACTTGTAATCGCAGTTACAAGTTACTTTTTATTTTTTCAAAATTGGAGTAAAATATACATAATAATTAAGGACATGAGGTGAGAAAATGTATAAGCATGTATTTGGACCTGTTCCATCAAGAAGGTTAGGTATATCTTTAGGAGTTGATTTAGTAGTTAGTAAAAGTTGTAACCTTAACTGTATCTTCTGTGAATGTGGAGCGACTAAAAAAATTCAACTAGAAAGACAAAGATTTAAAGATATGAATGAAATACTTGAAGAAATATCAACAGTATTAACAGATATACAGCCTGACTATATAACATTTTCTGGAAGTGGAGAGCCCACTTTAAGTTTGGATTTAGGTAATATTTCTAGAGCTATAAAAGAGGATTTAAAATATCAAGGTAAGATTTGTTTAATTACTAACAGCTTACTTCTAGCAGATGAAAAGCTTATGAAAGAATTAGAATATATAGATTTAATTGTTCCTACTCTAAATACATTGACTCAGGATATTTTTGAAAAAATTGTTAGACCTGACTACAGGACAAGTGTGGAAGAAATCAGAAAAGGTTTCATCAATCTAAATAAATCTAAATATAAAGGAAAAATTTGGATAGAAATTTTTATTCTTGAAAATATTAATGATAATGACAAAAATTTTGTAGATATAGCTAATTTTTTAAAATCTGAAAATATTAGATACGATAAAATTCAATTAAATACTATTGATAGAGTTGGAGCAGAAAGAGATTTAAAAGCTATAAGTTTTGAAAAAATTTCAAGAGCTAAGAAGATTTTAGAGGAAAATGGACTAAATAATATAGAAATAATAAAGAGCTTAGGTGAACTTGAAGAAGATAAGAAAATTCAAGTAAATCAAGAACTTTTAGATAATATGAAACAAAAGAGATTATACCAAGAAGAAGAGATCAATAAGATTTTTAAAAAAAATTAAAATTTTTTAAAAAAAGTTGTTGACAAAGTTTTAGATATAGTGTATCATAGTTGATGTCCTTGAATGACACGAGCCGCTTTAGCTCATCTGGTAGAGCAACTGACTTGTAATCAGTAGGTGATTGGTTCGACTCCGATAAGCGGCACCAGTGCCCCGTTCGTTCAGTGGTTAGGACATCAGATTTTCACTCTGGAAACAGGGGTTCAATTCCCCTACGGGGTACCATTACAATTAAATACAGATGGTTGGGTTCCCGAGCGGTCAAAGGGATCAGACTGTAAATCTGACGGCTCAGCCT harbors:
- a CDS encoding radical SAM protein, which codes for MYKHVFGPVPSRRLGISLGVDLVVSKSCNLNCIFCECGATKKIQLERQRFKDMNEILEEISTVLTDIQPDYITFSGSGEPTLSLDLGNISRAIKEDLKYQGKICLITNSLLLADEKLMKELEYIDLIVPTLNTLTQDIFEKIVRPDYRTSVEEIRKGFINLNKSKYKGKIWIEIFILENINDNDKNFVDIANFLKSENIRYDKIQLNTIDRVGAERDLKAISFEKISRAKKILEENGLNNIEIIKSLGELEEDKKIQVNQELLDNMKQKRLYQEEEINKIFKKN